The Diospyros lotus chloroplast, complete genome genome has a window encoding:
- the psaB gene encoding photosystem I P700 apoprotein A2, whose translation MALRFPRFSQGLAQDPTTRRIWFGIATAHDFESHDDITEERLYQNIFASHFGQLAIIFLWTSGNLFHVAWQGNFESWVQDPLHVRPIAHAIWDPHFGQPAVEAFTRGGALGPVNIAYSGVYQWWYTIGLRTNEDLYTGALFLLFLSAISLIGGWLHLQPKWKPSVSWFKNAESRLNHHLSGLFGVSSLAWTGHLVHVAIPGSRGEYVRWNNFLDVLPHPQGLGPLFTGQWNLYAQNPDSSSQLFGTSQGAGTAILTLLGGFHPQTQSLWLTDIAHHHLAIAFIFLVAGHMYRTNFGIGHSMKDLLDAHIPPGGRLGRGHKGLYDTINNSIHFQLGLALASLGVITSLVAQHMYSLPAYAFIAQDFTTQAALYTHHQYIAGFIMTGAFAHGAIFFIRDYNPEQNEDNVLARMLDHKEAIISHLSWASLFLGFHTLGLYVHNDVMLAFGTPEKQILIEPIFAQWIQSAHGKTSYGFDVLLSSTSGPAFNAGRSIWLPGWLNAVNENSNSLFLTIGPGDFLVHHAIALGLHTTTLILVKGALDARGSKLMPDKKDFGYSFPCDGPGRGGTCDISAWDAFYLAVFWMLNTIGWVTFYWHWKHITLWQGNVSQFNESSTYLMGWLRDYLWLNSSQLINGYTPFGMNSLSVWAWMFLFGHLVWATGFMFLISWRGYWQELIETLAWAHERTPLANLIRWRDKPVALSIVQARLVGLAHFSVGYIFTYAAFLIASTSGKFG comes from the coding sequence ATGGCATTAAGATTTCCAAGGTTTAGCCAAGGCTTAGCTCAGGACCCCACTACTCGTCGTATTTGGTTTGGTATTGCTACCGCACATGACTTCGAGAGTCATGATGATATTACTGAGGAACGTCTTTATCAGAATATTTTTGCTTCTCACTTCGGGCAATTAGCAATAATTTTTCTGTGGACTTCCGGAAATCTGTTTCATGTAGCTTGGCAAGGAAATTTTGAGTCATGGGTACAGGACCCTTTACATGTAAGGCCTATTGCTCATGCAATTTGGGATCCTCATTTTGGTCAACCGGCTGTGGAAGCTTTTACTCGAGGGGGTGCTCTTGGCCCAGTGAATATCGCTTATTCTGGTGTTTATCAGTGGTGGTATACAATCGGTTTACGTACTAATGAAGATCTTTATACTGGAGCTCTTTTTCTATTATTTCTTTCTGCCATATCTTTAATAGGAGGTTGGTTACACCTACAACCGAAATGGAAACCGAGTGTTTCGTGGTTCAAAAATGCCGAATCTCGTCTCAATCATCATTTGTCAGGACTCTTCGGAGTAAGTTCCTTGGCTTGGACGGGGCATTTAGTGCATGTCGCTATTCCTGGATCCAGAGGAGAGTACGTCCGATGGAATAATTTCTTAGATGTATTACCGCATCCCCAAGGGTTAGGCCCACTTTTTACAGGTCAGTGGAATCTTTATGCTCAAAACCCCGATTCAAGTAGTCAGTTATTTGGTACCTCCCAAGGAGCAGGAACTGCCATTCTAACCCTTCTCGGGGGATTCCATCCACAAACGCAAAGTTTATGGCTAACTGATATTGCTCATCATCATTTAGCTATTGCATTTATTTTTCTCGTTGCTGGTCATATGTATAGAACTAACTTCGGGATTGGGCACAGTATGAAAGATCTTTTAGATGCACACATTCCTCCGGGGGGACGATTGGGGCGTGGCCATAAGGGTCTTTATGACACAATCAATAATTCAATTCATTTTCAATTAGGTCTTGCTCTAGCTTCTTTAGGGGTTATTACTTCCTTGGTAGCTCAACACATGTACTCGTTACCTGCTTATGCATTCATAGCACAAGACTTTACTACTCAAGCTGCGTTATATACACATCACCAATACATCGCAGGATTCATCATGACCGGAGCTTTTGCTCACGGAGCTATATTTTTCATTAGAGATTATAATCCGGAACAGAATGAAGATAATGTATTGGCAAGAATGTTAGACCATAAAGAAGCTATCATATCCCATTTAAGTTGGGCTAGTCTCTTTCTGGGGTTCCATACCTTGGGGCTTTATGTTCATAATGATGTCATGCTTGCCTTTGGTACTCCGGAGAAACAAATCTTGATCGAACCTATATTTGCTCAATGGATCCAATCGGCTCATGGTAAAACTTCATATGGGTTCGATGTACTTTTATCTTCAACGAGCGGTCCGGCATTCAATGCGGGGCGAAGCATATGGTTGCCCGGTTGGTTAAATGCTGTTAATGAGAATAGTAATTCACTATTCTTAACAATAGGTCCTGGAGACTTTTTGGTTCATCATGCTATTGCTCTAGGTTTACATACAACTACATTGATCTTAGTAAAAGGTGCTTTAGATGCACGCGGTTCAAAGTTAATGCCAGATAAAAAGGATTTCGGTTATAGTTTTCCTTGCGATGGCCCGGGACGAGGCGGTACTTGTGATATTTCGGCTTGGGACGCATTTTATTTGGCGGTTTTCTGGATGTTAAATACCATTGGATGGGTTACTTTTTATTGGCATTGGAAGCACATCACATTATGGCAGGGTAACGTTTCCCAGTTTAATGAATCTTCCACTTATTTGATGGGATGGTTAAGAGATTATTTATGGTTAAACTCTTCCCAACTTATCAATGGATATACTCCTTTTGGTATGAATAGTTTATCGGTCTGGGCGTGGATGTTCTTATTTGGACATCTTGTTTGGGCTACTGGATTTATGTTCTTAATTTCCTGGCGTGGATATTGGCAGGAATTGATTGAAACTTTAGCATGGGCTCACGAACGTACACCTTTGGCCAATTTGATTCGATGGAGAGATAAACCAGTGGCACTTTCCATTGTGCAAGCAAGATTGGTTGGATTAGCCCACTTTTCTGTAGGTTATATATTCACTTATGCGGCTTTCTTAATTGCCTCTACATCGGGTAAATTTGGTTAA
- the psbC gene encoding photosystem II CP43 chlorophyll apoprotein: MKTLYSLRRFYPVETLFNGTLALAGRDQETTGFAWWAGNARLINLSGKLLGAHVAHAGLIVFWAGAMNLFEVAHFVPEKPMYEQGLILLPHLATLGWGVGPGGEVIDTFPYFVSGVLHLISSAVLGFGGIYHALLGPETLEESFPFFGYVWKDRNKMTTILGIHLILLGIGAFLLVFKALYFGGVYDTWAPGGGDVRKITNLTLSPSIIFGYLLKSPFGGEGWIVSVDDLEDIIGGHVWLGSICIFGGIWHILTKPFAWARRALVWSGEAYLSYSLGALSICGFTACCFVWFNNTAYPSEFYGPTGPEASQAQAFTFLVRDQRLGANVGSAQGPTGLGKYLMRSPTGEVIFGGETMRFWDLRAPWLEPLRGPNGLDLSRLKKDIQPWQERRSAEYMTHAPLGSLNSVGGVATEINAVNYVSPRSWLATSHFVLAFFLFVGHLWHAGRARAAAAGFEKGIDRDFEPVLSMTPLN, translated from the coding sequence ATGAAAACCTTATATTCCCTGAGGAGGTTCTACCCCGTGGAAACGCTCTTTAATGGAACTTTAGCTTTAGCTGGTCGTGACCAAGAAACCACCGGTTTCGCGTGGTGGGCCGGAAATGCCCGACTTATCAATTTATCCGGTAAACTACTAGGGGCTCATGTAGCCCATGCCGGATTAATCGTATTCTGGGCCGGAGCAATGAACCTATTTGAAGTGGCTCATTTTGTACCAGAGAAGCCTATGTATGAACAAGGATTAATTTTACTTCCCCACCTAGCTACTCTAGGTTGGGGGGTAGGTCCTGGTGGGGAAGTTATAGACACCTTTCCATACTTTGTATCTGGAGTACTTCACTTAATTTCCTCTGCAGTATTGGGCTTTGGCGGTATTTATCATGCACTTCTGGGACCCGAGACTCTTGAAGAATCTTTTCCATTCTTCGGTTATGTATGGAAAGATAGAAATAAAATGACCACAATTTTAGGTATTCACTTAATTTTGTTAGGTATAGGTGCTTTTCTTCTAGTATTCAAAGCTCTTTATTTTGGGGGTGTATATGATACCTGGGCTCCCGGAGGGGGGGATGTAAGAAAAATTACCAACTTAACCCTTAGCCCAAGTATTATATTTGGTTATTTATTAAAATCGCCCTTTGGAGGGGAAGGATGGATTGTTAGTGTAGACGATTTGGAAGATATAATCGGAGGACATGTATGGTTAGGTTCCATTTGTATATTTGGCGGAATCTGGCATATCTTAACAAAACCCTTTGCATGGGCTCGACGCGCGCTTGTATGGTCTGGAGAAGCTTACTTGTCTTATAGTTTAGGTGCTTTATCTATTTGTGGTTTCACTGCTTGTTGTTTTGTCTGGTTCAATAATACCGCTTATCCTAGTGAGTTTTACGGACCTACTGGACCAGAAGCTTCTCAAGCTCAAGCATTTACTTTTCTAGTTCGAGACCAACGTCTTGGGGCTAATGTGGGATCCGCTCAAGGACCTACCGGTTTAGGTAAATATCTAATGCGTTCCCCGACTGGAGAAGTCATTTTTGGAGGAGAAACTATGCGTTTTTGGGATTTGCGTGCTCCATGGTTAGAACCTCTAAGGGGTCCAAATGGGTTGGACTTGAGTAGGCTGAAAAAAGACATACAGCCTTGGCAAGAACGGCGTTCCGCAGAATATATGACCCATGCTCCTTTAGGTTCTTTAAATTCCGTGGGTGGCGTAGCTACCGAGATCAATGCAGTAAATTATGTCTCTCCTAGAAGTTGGTTAGCTACTTCTCATTTTGTTCTAGCATTCTTCTTATTCGTGGGTCATTTGTGGCACGCGGGAAGGGCTCGCGCAGCTGCAGCAGGATTTGAAAAAGGAATTGATCGTGATTTTGAACCTGTTCTTTCCATGACCCCTCTTAATTGA
- the rps14 gene encoding ribosomal protein S14, whose amino-acid sequence MAKKSLIQREKKRKNLEQKYHLIRRSSKKEISKVHSLSDKWEIHGKLQSPPRNSAPTRLHRRCFSTGRPRANYRDFGLSGHILREMVHACLLPGATRSSW is encoded by the coding sequence ATGGCAAAGAAAAGTTTGATTCAGAGGGAAAAGAAAAGGAAAAATTTGGAACAGAAATATCATTTGATTCGTCGATCCTCAAAAAAAGAAATAAGCAAAGTTCATTCGTTGAGTGATAAATGGGAAATTCATGGAAAGTTACAATCCCCACCGCGGAATAGTGCACCTACACGCCTTCATCGACGTTGTTTTTCGACCGGAAGACCGAGAGCTAACTATCGAGACTTTGGACTATCCGGACACATACTTCGTGAAATGGTTCATGCATGTTTGTTGCCAGGGGCAACAAGATCAAGTTGGTAA
- the psbD gene encoding photosystem II protein D2 produces MTIALGKFTKDESDLFDIMDDWLRRDRFVFVGWSGLLLFPCAYFALGGWFTGTTFVTSWYTHGLASSYLEGCNFLTAAVSTPANSLAHSLLLLWGPEAQGDFTRWCQLGGLWTFVALHGAFGLIGFMLRQFELARSVQLRPYNAIAFSGPIAVFVSVFLIYPLGQSGWFFAPSFGVAAIFRFILFFQGFHNWTLNPFHMMGVAGVLGAALLCAIHGATVENTLFEDGDGANTFRAFNPTQAEETYSMVTANRFWSQIFGVAFSNKRWLHFFMLFVPVTGLWMSALGVVGLALNLRAYDFVSQEIRAAEDPEFETFYTKNILLNEGIRAWMAAQDQPHENLIFPEEVLPRGNAL; encoded by the coding sequence ATGACTATAGCCCTTGGTAAATTTACCAAAGACGAAAGTGATTTATTTGATATTATGGATGACTGGTTACGGAGGGACCGTTTCGTTTTTGTAGGCTGGTCCGGTTTATTGCTCTTTCCTTGTGCCTATTTCGCTTTAGGGGGTTGGTTCACAGGTACAACCTTTGTAACTTCATGGTATACTCATGGATTGGCCAGTTCCTATTTGGAAGGCTGCAATTTCTTAACAGCCGCAGTTTCTACTCCTGCTAATAGTTTAGCACATTCTTTGTTGTTACTATGGGGTCCTGAAGCACAAGGAGATTTTACTCGTTGGTGTCAATTAGGTGGTCTGTGGACTTTTGTTGCTCTCCATGGCGCTTTCGGACTAATAGGTTTCATGTTACGTCAATTCGAACTTGCTCGATCTGTTCAATTACGACCTTATAATGCAATTGCATTCTCTGGTCCAATTGCTGTTTTTGTTTCTGTATTCCTGATTTATCCCCTAGGTCAGTCTGGTTGGTTCTTTGCGCCTAGTTTTGGTGTAGCAGCTATATTTCGATTCATCCTCTTTTTTCAAGGGTTTCATAATTGGACCTTGAACCCATTTCATATGATGGGAGTTGCCGGTGTATTGGGTGCGGCTTTGCTATGCGCTATTCACGGTGCTACCGTAGAAAATACTTTATTTGAAGATGGTGATGGTGCAAATACATTCCGTGCTTTTAACCCAACTCAAGCCGAAGAAACTTATTCAATGGTCACCGCTAACCGCTTTTGGTCCCAAATCTTTGGGGTTGCTTTTTCCAATAAACGTTGGTTACATTTCTTTATGTTATTTGTCCCAGTAACCGGTTTATGGATGAGTGCTCTTGGAGTAGTCGGCCTAGCCCTGAACTTACGTGCCTATGACTTCGTTTCTCAGGAAATTCGCGCAGCGGAAGATCCTGAATTTGAAACTTTCTACACCAAAAATATTCTCTTAAACGAAGGTATTCGTGCTTGGATGGCGGCTCAAGATCAGCCTCATGAAAACCTTATATTCCCTGAGGAGGTTCTACCCCGTGGAAACGCTCTTTAA
- the psbZ gene encoding photosystem II protein Z, whose product MTIAFQLAVFALIATSSILLISVPVVFASPDGWSSNKNIVFSGTSLWIGLVFLVGILNSLIS is encoded by the coding sequence ATGACTATTGCTTTCCAATTGGCTGTTTTTGCATTAATTGCTACTTCATCAATCTTATTGATTAGCGTACCCGTTGTATTTGCTTCTCCTGATGGTTGGTCAAGTAACAAAAATATTGTATTTTCCGGTACATCCTTATGGATTGGATTAGTTTTTCTGGTGGGTATCCTTAATTCTCTCATCTCTTGA
- the psaA gene encoding photosystem I P700 apoprotein A1 — translation MIIRSPEPEVKILVDRDPIKTSFEEWARPGHFSRTIAKGPDTTTWIWNLHADAHDFDSHTNDLEEISRKVFSAHFGQLSIIFLWLSGMYFHGARFSNYEAWLSDPTHIGPSAQVVWPIVGQEILNGDVGGGFRGIQITSGFFQLWRASGITSELQLYCTAIGALIFAALMLFAGWFHYHKAAPKLAWFQDVESMLNHHLAGLLGLGSLSWAGHQVHVSLPINQFLNAGVDPKEIPLPHEFILNRDLLAQLYPSFAEGATPFFTLNWSKYAEFLTFRGGLDPVTGGLWLTDIAHHHLAIAILFLIAGHMYRTNWGIGHGLKDILEAHKGPFTGQGHKGLYEILTTSWHAQLSLNLAMLGSLTIVVAHHMYSMPPYPYLATDYGTQLSLFTHHMWIGGFLIVGAAAHAAIFMVRDYDPTTRYNDLLDRVLRHRDAIISHLNWACIFLGFHSFGLYIHNDTMSALGRPQDMFSDTAIQLQPVFAQWIQNTHALAPGATAPGATTSTSLTWGGGDLIAVGGKVALLPIPLGTADFLVHHIHAFTIHVTVLILLKGVLFARSSRLIPDKANLGFRFPCDGPGRGGTCQVSAWDHVFLGLFWMYNAISVVIFHFSWKMQSDVWGSISDQGVVTHITGGNFAQSSITINGWLRDFLWAQASQVIQSYGSSLSAYGLFFLGAHFVWAFSLMFLFSGRGYWQELIESIVWAHNKLKVAPATQPRALSIVQGRAVGVAHYLLGGIATTWAFFLARIIAVG, via the coding sequence ATGATTATTCGTTCGCCGGAACCAGAAGTAAAAATTTTGGTAGATAGGGATCCCATAAAAACTTCTTTCGAGGAATGGGCCAGACCGGGTCATTTCTCAAGAACAATAGCTAAAGGCCCTGATACTACCACTTGGATCTGGAACCTACATGCTGATGCTCACGATTTCGATAGCCATACCAATGATTTAGAGGAGATCTCTCGAAAAGTATTTAGTGCCCATTTTGGGCAACTCTCCATCATCTTTCTTTGGCTGAGTGGCATGTATTTCCACGGTGCTCGTTTTTCCAACTATGAAGCATGGTTAAGCGATCCTACTCACATTGGGCCTAGTGCCCAAGTGGTTTGGCCAATAGTGGGCCAAGAAATCTTGAATGGTGATGTAGGCGGGGGTTTCCGAGGAATACAAATAACCTCTGGTTTTTTTCAGCTTTGGCGAGCATCTGGAATAACTAGTGAATTACAACTCTATTGTACCGCAATTGGTGCATTGATCTTTGCAGCGTTAATGCTTTTTGCTGGTTGGTTCCATTATCATAAAGCTGCTCCAAAATTGGCTTGGTTTCAAGATGTGGAATCTATGTTGAATCACCATTTAGCGGGGCTACTAGGACTTGGGTCTCTTTCTTGGGCGGGACACCAAGTACATGTATCTTTACCGATTAACCAATTTCTAAACGCTGGAGTAGATCCTAAAGAGATACCACTTCCTCATGAATTTATCTTGAATCGGGATCTTTTGGCTCAACTTTATCCCAGTTTTGCCGAGGGAGCAACCCCATTTTTCACCTTGAATTGGTCAAAATATGCGGAATTTCTTACTTTTCGCGGAGGATTAGATCCAGTAACTGGGGGTCTATGGTTGACCGATATTGCACACCATCATTTAGCTATTGCTATTCTTTTCCTGATAGCGGGTCACATGTATAGGACCAACTGGGGCATTGGTCATGGCCTAAAAGATATTTTAGAAGCTCATAAAGGTCCATTTACAGGACAGGGCCATAAAGGCCTATATGAGATCCTAACAACGTCATGGCATGCTCAATTATCTCTTAACCTAGCTATGTTAGGCTCTTTAACCATTGTTGTAGCTCACCATATGTATTCCATGCCCCCTTATCCATATCTAGCTACTGACTATGGTACACAACTGTCATTGTTCACACATCACATGTGGATTGGTGGATTTCTCATAGTTGGTGCTGCTGCGCATGCAGCCATTTTTATGGTAAGAGACTATGATCCAACTACTCGATACAATGATCTATTAGATCGTGTCCTTAGACATCGCGATGCAATCATATCACATCTCAACTGGGCATGTATATTTCTAGGCTTTCACAGTTTTGGTTTGTATATTCATAATGATACCATGAGCGCTTTAGGGCGTCCCCAAGATATGTTTTCAGATACCGCTATACAATTACAACCCGTCTTTGCTCAATGGATACAAAACACCCATGCTTTGGCGCCTGGTGCAACGGCTCCTGGTGCAACAACAAGCACCAGTTTAACTTGGGGGGGTGGTGATTTAATAGCAGTGGGCGGCAAAGTGGCTTTGTTACCTATTCCATTAGGAACCGCGGATTTTTTGGTCCATCACATTCATGCATTTACGATTCATGTGACAGTATTGATACTCCTGAAAGGTGTTCTATTTGCTCGTAGCTCGCGTTTGATACCGGATAAAGCAAATCTTGGTTTTCGTTTTCCTTGTGATGGACCTGGAAGAGGGGGGACATGTCAGGTATCGGCTTGGGATCATGTCTTCTTAGGACTATTCTGGATGTACAATGCAATTTCGGTAGTGATTTTCCATTTCAGTTGGAAAATGCAGTCAGATGTTTGGGGCAGTATAAGTGATCAGGGAGTAGTAACTCATATCACAGGAGGAAACTTTGCGCAGAGTTCCATTACGATTAATGGGTGGCTCCGCGATTTCTTATGGGCACAGGCATCCCAGGTAATTCAGTCTTATGGTTCTTCATTATCTGCATATGGTCTTTTTTTCTTAGGTGCTCATTTTGTATGGGCTTTTAGTTTAATGTTTCTATTCAGCGGACGTGGTTATTGGCAAGAACTTATTGAATCCATCGTTTGGGCTCATAATAAATTAAAAGTTGCTCCTGCTACTCAGCCTAGAGCCTTGAGCATTGTACAAGGACGTGCTGTAGGAGTAGCTCATTACCTTCTGGGTGGAATTGCCACAACATGGGCGTTCTTCTTAGCAAGAATTATTGCAGTAGGATAA
- the ycf3 gene encoding hypothetical chloroplast RF34, translating to MPRSRINGNFIDKTFSIVANILLRIIPTTSGEKEAFSYYRDGMSAQSEGNYAEALQNYYEAMRLEIDPYDRSYILYNIGLIHTSNGEHTKALEYYFRALERNPFLPQAFNNMAVICHYRGEQAIQQGDSEIAEAWFDQAAEYWKQAIALTPGNYIEAHNWLKITRRFE from the exons ATGCCTAGATCGCGGATAAATGGAAATTTTATTGATAAGACCTTTTCAATTGTAGCCAATATCTTATTACGAATAATTCCGACAACTTCAGGAGAAAAAGAGGCATTTAGCTATTACAGAGATGGT ATGTCAGCTCAATCCGAAGGAAATTATGCGGAAGCTTTACAGAATTATTATGAAGCTATGCGACTAGAAATTGATCCCTATGATCGAAGTTATATACTCTATAACATAGGCCTTATCCACACAAGTAACGGAGAACATACGAAAGCTTTGGAATATTATTTTCGAGCACTAGAACGAAATCCATTCTTACCACAAGCTTTTAATAATATGGCCGTGATCTGTCATTAC CGGGGAGAACAGGCCATTCAGCAGGGAGATTCTGAAATTGCGGAGGCTTGGTTCGATCAAGCCGCTGAATATTGGAAACAGGCTATAGCGCTTACTCCTGGTAATTATATTGAAGCACATAACTGGTTGAAGATCACTAGACGTTTTGAATAA
- the rps4 gene encoding ribosomal protein S4 encodes MSRYRGPRFKKIRRLGALPGLTNKRPRTGNDLRNQSRSGKKSQYRIRLEEKQKLRFHYGLTERQLLKYVRIARKAKGSTGQVLLQLLEMRLDNILFRLGMASTIPGARQLVNHRHILVNGGIVDIPSYRCKPRDIITARDEQKSRALIQNSLDLSPHEELPKHLTLYPFQSKGLVNQIIDSKWVGLKINELLVVEYYSRQT; translated from the coding sequence ATGTCGCGTTACCGAGGACCTCGTTTCAAAAAAATACGCCGCCTGGGGGCTTTACCAGGACTAACTAATAAAAGGCCTAGAACCGGAAATGATCTTAGAAACCAATCGCGTTCTGGGAAAAAATCTCAATATCGTATTCGTCTAGAAGAAAAACAAAAATTGCGTTTTCATTATGGTCTTACAGAACGACAATTACTTAAATACGTTCGTATCGCCCGAAAAGCCAAGGGGTCAACAGGTCAGGTTTTATTACAATTACTTGAAATGCGTTTGGATAACATCCTTTTTCGATTAGGTATGGCTTCGACTATTCCCGGAGCCCGCCAATTAGTTAATCATAGACATATTTTAGTTAATGGTGGTATAGTAGATATACCAAGTTATCGTTGCAAACCCCGAGATATTATTACGGCAAGGGATGAACAAAAATCCAGAGCTCTGATTCAGAATTCTCTCGATTTATCTCCTCATGAGGAATTGCCAAAACATTTGACTCTTTACCCATTCCAATCTAAAGGATTAGTCAATCAAATAATAGATAGTAAATGGGTCGGTTTGAAAATAAATGAATTGCTAGTCGTAGAATATTATTCTCGTCAGACTTAA